A portion of the Carya illinoinensis cultivar Pawnee chromosome 11, C.illinoinensisPawnee_v1, whole genome shotgun sequence genome contains these proteins:
- the LOC122281208 gene encoding pectate lyase-like, which yields MEAMKLGLLFLWAFVAIFATTLKAHIADFDELWQKRAEEARKNALEAYQPDPENVTDHFNVEVHKALNDADGTRRKLGGKNRGPCKATNPIDRCWRCHKNWAKRRKKLTKCVLGFGRGTTGGKNGNIYVVTDPSDGDLVNPKPGTLRHAVIQPKPLWIIFAHDMVIRLSEELIMTSDKTLDGRGAKVHIAFGAQITIQFVRNVIIHGLHIHDIKVGSGGMVRDSVDHYGYRISSDGDGISIFGSSNIWIDHVSMSNCDDGLIDAISGSTAITISNCHFTHHNEVMLFGASDGFSGDEVMQITLAFNHFGQGLVQRMPRSRWGFVHVVNNDYTHWLMYAIGGSQHPTILSQGNRFIAPPKAFCKEVTKRDYAPESVWKTWDWRSEGDLMMNGAFFVQSGRPIKHMRKNDMIKAKPGSFVRRLTRFAGALNCFKHKPC from the exons TGAGTTGTGGCAGAAGCGAGCAGAAGAAGCCAGGAAGAATGCCCTCGAGGCCTACCAGCCAGATCCCGAGAATGTTACCGACCATTTCAACGTGGAGGTCCACAA GGCCTTGAATGATGCAGACGGCACAAGGAGAAAATTAGGCGGCAAAAACCGGGGGCCATGCAAGGCTACAAACCCAATTGATCGGTGCTGGAGATGCCACAAAAACTGGGCTAAACGCCGCAAGAAGCTAACGAAATGTGTCCTAGGTTTCGGTCGCGGGACAACAGGAGGCAAGAATGGAAATATCTATGTGGTCACAGATCCATCCGATGGTGACCTTGTTAACCCTAAACCAGGAACCCTACGCCATGCCGTCATTCAGCCCAAGCCCCTTTGGATCATCTTTGCACACGACATGGTTATTAGACTCAGCGAAGAGCTCATAATGACCAGTGACAAGACCCTCGATGGACGTGGGGCTAAGGTTCACATCGCCTTTGGTGCTCAAATTACCATTCAGTTTGTAAGAAATGTGATCATCCATGGCCTCCACATCCATGATATAAAGGTTGGCTCTGGTGGCATGGTTAGAGATTCAGTCGATCACTATGGCTATCGCATTAGCAGTGATGGTGATGGGATCTCAATTTTTGGGTCCTCCAATATTTGGATCGATCATGTTTCCATGTCGAACTGCGACGATGGATTGATTGATGCCATCTCGGGATCCACAGCCATTACCATCTCCAACTGCCACTTCACCCATCATAACGAG GTGATGTTGTTTGGTGCAAGCGATGGATTCAGTGGAGATGAAGTGATGCAGATAACTCTTGCTTTCAATCACTTCGGACAGGGATTGGTACAAAGGATGCCTAGGTCAAGATGGGGGTTTGTCCACGTTGTCAACAACGACTACACCCATTGGCTCATGTATGCCATTGGTGGCAGCCAACATCCTACCATTCTTAGCCAGGGTAACCGGTTTATAGCTCCTCCAAAGGCATTTTGCAAGGAG GTGACGAAGAGGGATTATGCACCTGAGAGCGTGTGGAAGACATGGGACTGGAGATCAGAGGGTGATTTGATGATGAATGGAGCCTTCTTTGTTCAATCTGGAAGACCAATTAAACATATGCGCAAGAACGACATGATCAAAGCAAAACCAGGCTCGTTTGTGAGAAGGCTCACCCGCTTTGCAGGCGCTCTCAACTGCTTCAAGCATAAGCCATGTTAA
- the LOC122281207 gene encoding isochorismate synthase 1, chloroplastic-like isoform X2, translating to MAASAAGAASRQFLTGLIDPNQRKCSSSSQTLRFFCRRYQPCIMSMNGCKGSDQAGLLPVETIETRSLSPVPSPALAMDRLNSAIYQLKSEPPASASGIIRLQVPIQQQIDAIDWLHAQNNLLLSRCFFSNRSDSSDIFHSVDGNGNRNGSPKGASSLVSVAGVGSAVFFRRMDPFSYSDWKSIRRFLSDTSPLIRAYGGIRFDARSNMSSEWERFGSFYFMVPQVELDELEGSSMLATTVAWDESLSLPWQMAIDALQTTMRQLSSFVVNMRNERPKTFVVSKTDVPSKTYWELAVNRALQQIDRSNSELTKVVLARSSRVVTANDIAPTTWLKCLQVGKSKDNAYQFCLQPPNAPAFIGNTPEQLFHRKCLGLSSEALAGTRARGGSMAQDLQAELDLLSSPKDHLEFTIVRESIRKKLEAVCSSVMVEPKKVIKKLPRIQHLYAQLTGRLKCEDDEFVILASLHPTPAVCGSPREEARVFIAENEVFDRGMYAGPVGWFGGRESEFAVGIRSALVEKGLGALMYAGTGIVKGSNPSLEWDELELKISQMS from the exons ATGGCAGCTAGCGCTGCAGGTGCCGCGTCGAGGCAATTCCTGACCGGTTTAATCGATCCAAACCAAAGAAAATGCAGTTCCAGCAGCCAAACCCTTCGTTTCTTCTGTCGT CGATATCAGCCTTGTATAATGTCCATGAATGGTTGCAAAGGATCGGACCAGGCCGGACTACTCCCCGTAGAAACCATTGAAACACGTAGTTTATCCCCGGTTCCATCACCTGCATTGGCCATGGACAGGCTCAACTCCGCCATTTACCAGTTGAAATCCGAACCACCGGCGTCTGCATCAGGGATTATACGTCTCCAG GTCCCAATCCAGCAACAAATTGACGCAATTGATTGGCTTCACGCCCAAAACAATCTCCTTCTTTCTCGCTGTTTCTTCTCTAATCGATCAGATAGCTCCGATATTTTCCATTCTGTCGACGGAAACGGCAACCGGAATGGCAGCCCAAAGGGAGCAAGCAGTTTGGTTAGTGTCGCCGGCGTGGGTTCGGCAGTCTTCTTTCGACGGATGGACCCATTTTCATATAGCGACTGGAAATCCATTAGAAG GTTCCTCTCAGATACGAGCCCTTTAATCCGTGCTTATGGAGGTATCCGTTTCGATGCGAGGTCTAACATGTCGTCAGAATGGGAGCGTTTTGGTTCCTTTTACTTTATGGTTCCTCAG GTTGAGCTCGATGAGCTTGAAGGAAGCTCAATGCTTGCAACAACTGTTGCATGGGACGAATCCCTTTCATTGCCATGGCAAATGGCTATTGATGCACTTCAGACTACAATGCGCCAG CTTTCTTCCTTTGTCGTAAACATGCGAAACGAACGTCCTAAAACATTCGTAGTAAGCAAGACTGATGTTCCGTCTAAGACATATTGGGAACTTGCTGTTAACAGAGCTTTGCAGCAAATAGACAGAAGCAACTCTGAGCTAACCAAG GTTGTGCTAGCACGAAGCAGCAGAGTGGTGACTGCTAACGATATTGCTCCTACAACATGGTTAAAATGTTTGCAG GTTGGAAAAAGCAAGGACAATGCTTATCAGTTTTGTCTACAACCACCTAATGCACCAGCATTTATAGGAAATACG CCGGAGCAACTATTTCACAGAAAATGTCTTGGCCTTAGTAGCGAGGCTTTGGCTGGAACCCGTGCCAGAGGTGGATCAATGGCTCAAGATCTTCAAGCAGAACTTGACTTGCTTTCCAG TCCCAAGGACCACCTAGAGTTTACCATAGTGAGAGAAAGCATAAGAAAGAAATTAGAG GCTGTATGTAGCAGTGTAATGGTAGAACCAAAGAAAGTGATAAAGAAACTACCAAGAATCCAACATTTATATGCCCAATTGACAGGCAGGTTAAAATGTGAAGATGATGAG TTTGTCATCTTAGCTTCTCTTCATCCAACTCCAGCAGTTTGCGGATCACCAAGAGAAGAGGCACGAGTTTTTATAGCCGAAAATG AGGTATTTGATCGAGGAATGTATGCTGGGCCTGTTGGTTGGTTTGGTGGCAGAGAGAGTGAGTTTGCAGTTGGCATCAGGTCAGCATTAGTGGAAAAG GGTCTTGGTGCATTGATGTATGCTGGAACAGGGATAGTAAAAGGAAGCAATCCATCTTTAGAGTGGGATGAACTGGAACTCAAGATATCTCAG ATGTCGTGA
- the LOC122281207 gene encoding isochorismate synthase 1, chloroplastic-like isoform X1, with the protein MAASAAGAASRQFLTGLIDPNQRKCSSSSQTLRFFCRRYQPCIMSMNGCKGSDQAGLLPVETIETRSLSPVPSPALAMDRLNSAIYQLKSEPPASASGIIRLQVPIQQQIDAIDWLHAQNNLLLSRCFFSNRSDSSDIFHSVDGNGNRNGSPKGASSLVSVAGVGSAVFFRRMDPFSYSDWKSIRRFLSDTSPLIRAYGGIRFDARSNMSSEWERFGSFYFMVPQVELDELEGSSMLATTVAWDESLSLPWQMAIDALQTTMRQLSSFVVNMRNERPKTFVVSKTDVPSKTYWELAVNRALQQIDRSNSELTKVVLARSSRVVTANDIAPTTWLKCLQVGKSKDNAYQFCLQPPNAPAFIGNTPEQLFHRKCLGLSSEALAGTRARGGSMAQDLQAELDLLSSPKDHLEFTIVRESIRKKLEAVCSSVMVEPKKVIKKLPRIQHLYAQLTGRLKCEDDEFVILASLHPTPAVCGSPREEARVFIAENEVFDRGMYAGPVGWFGGRESEFAVGIRSALVEKGLGALMYAGTGIVKGSNPSLEWDELELKISQFTKLLKLEVPQRETLMT; encoded by the exons ATGGCAGCTAGCGCTGCAGGTGCCGCGTCGAGGCAATTCCTGACCGGTTTAATCGATCCAAACCAAAGAAAATGCAGTTCCAGCAGCCAAACCCTTCGTTTCTTCTGTCGT CGATATCAGCCTTGTATAATGTCCATGAATGGTTGCAAAGGATCGGACCAGGCCGGACTACTCCCCGTAGAAACCATTGAAACACGTAGTTTATCCCCGGTTCCATCACCTGCATTGGCCATGGACAGGCTCAACTCCGCCATTTACCAGTTGAAATCCGAACCACCGGCGTCTGCATCAGGGATTATACGTCTCCAG GTCCCAATCCAGCAACAAATTGACGCAATTGATTGGCTTCACGCCCAAAACAATCTCCTTCTTTCTCGCTGTTTCTTCTCTAATCGATCAGATAGCTCCGATATTTTCCATTCTGTCGACGGAAACGGCAACCGGAATGGCAGCCCAAAGGGAGCAAGCAGTTTGGTTAGTGTCGCCGGCGTGGGTTCGGCAGTCTTCTTTCGACGGATGGACCCATTTTCATATAGCGACTGGAAATCCATTAGAAG GTTCCTCTCAGATACGAGCCCTTTAATCCGTGCTTATGGAGGTATCCGTTTCGATGCGAGGTCTAACATGTCGTCAGAATGGGAGCGTTTTGGTTCCTTTTACTTTATGGTTCCTCAG GTTGAGCTCGATGAGCTTGAAGGAAGCTCAATGCTTGCAACAACTGTTGCATGGGACGAATCCCTTTCATTGCCATGGCAAATGGCTATTGATGCACTTCAGACTACAATGCGCCAG CTTTCTTCCTTTGTCGTAAACATGCGAAACGAACGTCCTAAAACATTCGTAGTAAGCAAGACTGATGTTCCGTCTAAGACATATTGGGAACTTGCTGTTAACAGAGCTTTGCAGCAAATAGACAGAAGCAACTCTGAGCTAACCAAG GTTGTGCTAGCACGAAGCAGCAGAGTGGTGACTGCTAACGATATTGCTCCTACAACATGGTTAAAATGTTTGCAG GTTGGAAAAAGCAAGGACAATGCTTATCAGTTTTGTCTACAACCACCTAATGCACCAGCATTTATAGGAAATACG CCGGAGCAACTATTTCACAGAAAATGTCTTGGCCTTAGTAGCGAGGCTTTGGCTGGAACCCGTGCCAGAGGTGGATCAATGGCTCAAGATCTTCAAGCAGAACTTGACTTGCTTTCCAG TCCCAAGGACCACCTAGAGTTTACCATAGTGAGAGAAAGCATAAGAAAGAAATTAGAG GCTGTATGTAGCAGTGTAATGGTAGAACCAAAGAAAGTGATAAAGAAACTACCAAGAATCCAACATTTATATGCCCAATTGACAGGCAGGTTAAAATGTGAAGATGATGAG TTTGTCATCTTAGCTTCTCTTCATCCAACTCCAGCAGTTTGCGGATCACCAAGAGAAGAGGCACGAGTTTTTATAGCCGAAAATG AGGTATTTGATCGAGGAATGTATGCTGGGCCTGTTGGTTGGTTTGGTGGCAGAGAGAGTGAGTTTGCAGTTGGCATCAGGTCAGCATTAGTGGAAAAG GGTCTTGGTGCATTGATGTATGCTGGAACAGGGATAGTAAAAGGAAGCAATCCATCTTTAGAGTGGGATGAACTGGAACTCAAGATATCTCAG TTCACCAAATTGCTTAAACTTGAAGTGCCTCAGCGTGAAACACTGATGACTTGA
- the LOC122282160 gene encoding O-fucosyltransferase 13-like translates to MDLRLTRSLEKKASELLEAIPKPFISLHLRFEPDMVAYSQCQYSGLSSASIKTIEAAQGDRKPWTGELACIWRKRGKCPLTPNEMAFILQALSIPTNTNIYLAAGDELMEIEGLTSVYTNVVTKSSLLSGEDFTSMHGNTKAALDYHVSINSDSYVATYFGNMDKMVAAMRVFKGLYKTLFLSRRAFADFKSQGLRGRELMQALWKAHRDDYVIGRESALPDCFREVKL, encoded by the coding sequence ATGGATTTACGCCTCACAAGATCCTTGGAGAAGAAAGCCTCTGAGCTTCTAGAAGCTATACCCAAACCTTTTATCTCGCTTCACCTTCGCTTTGAACCGGACATGGTAGCTTACAGCCAATGCCAATACTCGGGTCTTTCTTCAGCCTCCATCAAAACCATTGAGGCAGCACAAGGAGATAGAAAACCGTGGACTGGAGAGTTGGCCTGCATTTGGAGAAAACGGGGGAAGTGTCCCCTTACGCCTAATGAGATGGCCTTCATACTTCAAGCACTTTCCATCCCgacaaacacaaatatatatctGGCAGCCGGGGATGAGCTTATGGAAattgaaggtttaacatctgTTTACACCAATGTAGTCACTAAGTCTAGCCTCCTTAGTGGTGAGGATTTCACAAGCATGCATGGGAACACGAAAGCTGCATTGGATTATCACGTGTCTATTAATAGTGATTCTTACGTGGCAACATATTTTGGAAATATGGACAAGATGGTTGCTGCAATGCGAGTTTTCAAGGGGCTGTACAAAACTCTTTTCTTAAGCAGAAGAGCTTTTGCTGATTTCAAGTCACAGGGCTTGAGAGGGAGAGAATTGATGCAAGCTCTGTGGAAGGCTCATAGAGATGATTATGTCATAGGAAGAGAGTCTGCTTTGCCTGACTGTTTTCGTGAGGTTAAATTGTAA